The DNA sequence tggcagttggttctctcagaattctgactgagagCCAGGTCAGTATTTCACTGGACACTTGATACATCCCGAattataacttcaaagtcccaagtcatttgtgaatggtttaaatggattttgaaagtagacacttcatgctacaagcaTGCTAAGGGAtttgagtgtgctgtgaagtttaggtagcaacaacaaggctgaatccttctgacgtaatttacatagcgactatatgctcagatcgcctagtttcactcactacggccaagcggaatcgataagcttcaggaaaatatataacttttaaagatttaattcagtcttctactgggactttgcTGTTTATCGAGGGTGTGAAATCGGTGGCATAAATGAACCGATTTGGCTAGACTACAGTAGCTTGCTAGCTGGGTCATGCGATCGACACCCCCCAGTGTTGGCTCACAAATTTGATCTTATAGTGATCTGTGAAAAGTGTGAAGCTCGCCTACTGTCTACATATCTGCGGATAGGTTAGTCAAAAGACACCGTAATGTTTGAAATGTGACTTTCTTTTAGCTAGCGGTGTTCAGTTCGTCGCGTAGCGCGAGAAAATAAATATCGCTGAATATTTTCCAGATAACTAGCTTTGTTATGTTGTGGTACAAATAATATGATTAAGTAAATGATTAAGTACCCGTCGAtacaagctagctaacagtgCTACTACATCGGTAGCTACTAACATTGAAACCCGAGCTTGCAAACTAGCCGGCCATGTTGTTGATTTGGTTCACTTAGACTATGTGAGCTAACGTTACTCAGTCCACTGGTAAAATGTTGGCTGGTCAGTAAACGTTTGGTTCATTAACATTAGGCGGTTGCAGATCGTCTTAAAATTCCCCCTGCCCTTTCAGGAAATTTGGCTCGATTGCTATCTAGCTAAATTGACTTACTACAAGCTTATCCCGAACTTTAAATGCACGTGGAGTCCAGCTGATTTGGTATTAAAACATTGTAACCTCTTTTGTTTGACAGCAGACCATCATATGCTCTTGACAAgagaataaacacattttaattcacgTGTGcctttgaatttattttttttatgaactttATCTCCCCTGTTTCCGAAGCACCAGTGGTTAAAAACTCCAGATGTCAGAACTTGTTTTAGAGGAGTGCAATGTCAATGTTAGgctattgtttctttttttgttgcatatcATTTACAGTCCTGTCAGCCGAGAAGCTCCAGTAGATTATTTAACTCTGGTGGTTGTTATCCGATACAGTGTATTTCTCAGTAAGAGTCCTTTAGTTCCTTCACAGGGTGCATTCATTCATCCAGAAAACATCTGGTACTTACTACATTCGTTTCTATTTTTACAAGCACAGGTttaatgaaaatgcataatgcatggATGCTGGAAATGCATCCTGTGATTGATCCAGGAATGAAAGAATTTGCTTTTCAACACAAGGTGCCTTATTCATGAAGAAATTCACATTGGTTAACTTATGTGCACTGTTCTAAGAGCCTGCCCATCAGTCAATCAGTTTGATCAATCATGCAAGCAACTCGGTGCCTTTCTAAACTCAATACTAATTACCTGGCGTTGGTTTTTATGTGGTTCATTGAAGTGCCGTGCCTGATTGATCTGCCGAAGTTGTCTCACCTCTGAAACGCCAGTGTAATCaagaataaacatttttttcagtggagTTACGGTCCTCAGTTTTCTGGGGTTttagtgaatgtgtgtatgtaagaaCTGCTGTCAgcagtatatgtgtgtttattggAGCTCAGCTTACTGAGTCTTGTCCATGctgaaatgttaatgtaatgGAAACCAGTGtaatttatgttctttttttatccaTGCTTCATGGATAGATATGTAATATTGCTTCAGTGCTTTCTTCAGCTTCAGAGTGAAGCTAATGGTTGAGTTGGAAGCCTGTTTCCCATGCTCCCCCCTGTCGCTCTTTTTTCCCAGCAGGGGTGAACTGCCTTGCGTACGATGAAGCCATTATGGCTCAACAGGACAGGATTCAGCAAGAGGTGAGAACacaagcacttcctgtttcactgcacTTGTGGGGTCTTTTCCAAACCTACAGATCTTTCACTACATGTGTCTACCATTTTTCCAGCAGTGGTGAGttatttgttaaattaacaaTGGCCAATATTGGTGACTGACAGTAtgtattcagattttatttgtttttgtactgcGTGTGGTTTCGTGAACAGTAATAGGTTCTCACTTCCGTTTTGACATTAAAAGGGGCCTGGTCTTTAAAGTAGCTCTTGCCCACCTCTTTATGTTCTGATGGATTTTATCCACAGTTCTTGTGGTTTAACCCCCTTGCCTTCTCACCACAGGACGAGGAGCACTGTCTTGAAGTCCTCAAGTGTAAAAGCGTAAAGAACACAATTGATTAAATAACCTTCCCCAGGATCAGCAAGTTAACGAGTGCCTGTGATTTTGAGTCACCTTGTGATTTTAGTTAATACATGTGTtcgtgcggtgtgtgtgcgtgtgtgcgtgtgtgtgtgtgttcagatcgCCACCAGTAACCCCTTagtgtcagacagacaggaccTGTCAGTGTTGAAGGAGGAGTATGCACAGGAAGACACTGTATATCAGCTAAAGATAAAGGTGAGCGCATCAACATgctacatgtgtgtgtacacataccACATACATGTTCCACACACATTTACCACCCACACATGCGATTGGACATTAATTCAGTAGTAAACTGTTGTCATGCCGTCAAGGACGAATGTTTCGATTTCACATACAAGGCACAAGAAATATTAAAATCCACGCCGTTTTGTGTGGTGGATTTTGAAGGAAAAGGAAACCAGGTTGTCTGGGGTTTAGCATGGACAAGTCTTTCCCATGTCAGAAAAGTACCGGCAGTGGATTTATTATAAACCATTAGCATGTTTCGCAAAATAAAGTGCTTGCGTCACGGCGAGTCACAAGTCACTTAGTGTCCTAATTGTTTCCTGTAGGATTTGCACAAGAAATACTCCTACATCAGGAAGACACGGCCGGACGGTAACTGCTTCTACAGAGCCTTCGGATTCTCCCATTTGGAGTCGCTTCTAGACGACAGCAAGGAGCTTCAGAGGTAATGCTGCTGGAGAATGCGGACCTGAGCATACCGTGTCTCttattttggtaaatggtaaaatgataaatggactgcatttatatagcgcttttatccaaagcgctttacaattgatgcctctcattcgaccattcagacacacacacactccaatggtgaaaggctgccatgcaagctaccagtcagctcattgggagcaattagtggttaggtgtcttgctcagggacacgtcgacacacccagggcgggggatcgaaccggcaaccctccgactgccagacgaccgctcttacctcctgagccatgtcgccccctgaataataattttattattcctTGGGCAGGATGAAAGAGCGTTTTCTGAGGGATGAAAGAGTTTTCTGAGGGCACGCTGTTTGTGGTGACAGTGTAGTGGTTATGGGAGCTGGGATTGTGACTCCCAGGGTTTCAGGTTGTTGTGTTTCCCAGGTTGGGTGTTGCTGTTGTAACACTGAGGAAAGCAGTTAGCCTGAACTGATTCAGTAAGTGTAAGTGcttggtgaaaatatttttaaaaaatttgacatCTTCAGATGCAATTATATTTGTCACAAAAGATCACagatggagcaaaaaaaaaagtcagttagAGGCCTTTCAGAAGAGCCCATTGGCTCATTTGCTGAAGTTATGTCACCATGAGAAGTTGTAGTATGGAAAATGAATTGTGTGGGAAAGCAGCAGAGTCTTAAGTAACCTGCTGCTCTACACAGCTCATGTCAGGCTGGTAATCTGATTTAGATAGCTGCTGAAGGACAGTAGCACCTCAACACCTCCTGAGGCTCtgtcactgaaaacaaacacactcctgGGAGTGAAGACAGGTGCACTTATCTTACAGGCCTGTTTGTCTCTCCTGTACGGTGGCCCTGTAGGTTCAAAGCGGTTGCGGCCAAAAGCAAACTCGATCTGGTGAATCAGGGGTTCACCGAGTTCACCATCGAAGACTTCCACAACACGGTGAGCTCACGCACGGCACACTGCTATTGGCTCACTCACTGTGGAGTAACACCCCAGGCAGctcctgcttgtgtgtgagacCCCACATGCCACATGACTTAAAGGGCCAAATGCCTATTTAAAGTAccccaaatattttttcagacaggcatttttaaatacattcttTACAAATACAGTGTACTGGAATGTGCagatgtatttgaaaatgcatttaggAAAAGTACAGTTTAGTGACCGAGAGACAGGGACGCAAGTTGGAACCTGTCACGCGATACTGGTGAACTATTGGTGAGGTTGCTTTCATTGTTAATGAATATCCACTCGTATGAGTGGAAATATGTATCATTTAAATTGCTCAGGATAAGAATATCCATGAAGAAAATTGGTAATCTCTGTGATATCAATGTACTGCTTGTGGTGGACATGAAAGAAGCGCCGCTGGCGATGTCTtcctccctatctctccctgtcctcctgACTGCGGGTTCTCCGGTCCGCTCCTCGCTCCGCAGTTCATGGACCTGATCGAGCTGTGCGAGAAGCAGCCGTCCCTGGGCGAGCTCCTGGGCTCCTTCAACGACCAGAGCGTGTCGGACTACGTGGTGGTGTACCTGCGGCTGCTGACGTCCGGCTACCTGCAGCGCGAGCACGGCTTCTTCCAGCACTTCATCGAGGGCGGCCGCTCCGTCAAGGAGTTCTGCCAGCAGGTGAGGACGTGTTCTGCCAAACGTTCCCGGGAAGTCCCCGGTTACAGTGACGGATGCGACCGTTAAAATCCCCGTCTGGTGACTGTTGTGTGGTTATGGCTGTACTACAGCTACGCTTTTCCGGTACTTTCCGGTACTTACTCTCtgccttccctccccccccatgaCAGGAGGTGGAGCCCATGTCAAAAGAGAGCGACCACATCCACATCATCGCCTTGGCGCAGGCCCTGAACGTCTCCATTCTGGTGGAGTACATGGACAGGGGCGAGGGCGGCACGGTTAACCACCACGTCTTCCCAGAAGGCAGCGAGCCGCGCATATTCCTCCTGTATAGGCCGGGCCATTACGACATCCTGTACAAATAGCCGCTGCTCGGCCGGTCGCCTACTACTGCTCCTCTCCTGTTTTTCAATACGCAAAGCGTTTATGAGGATACATACATCtgtgtacaaataaaaaaagacagtatggtatttaaaaaaagaaacgcaCCGCATACATTTCCCTGGAACCCCATattgccccctgccccctccccaaaagaaaaaaaaaatttaaacaataaaaatgtttaaaaaaaagaatagaagtGACTCCAGGCGTTTAGAGTTGTACagttttttgttgatgttttttgtggttgtaaatggtattgattttttttttttttttgtttctttttcctttgttaCACTACggttcatgttttattaaaaggaTTTAAATCATATCTGGGAAATGTGGACATTTTCTTTGCTGTCctcttgtgcatgtgtgtccctTACAGATATAGTCTAGTtaagcaaatttttttttttttttgcctgaattCAGTCAAAATATGTTCTATACTTTGACTTGCAGTTAAGTGCATGTCTCCTCCATGTCTTTAATATAGACATGAAAATTATCTTTTCACGTGTCACTGTACAGCACGCAATACGTTcaaatggaatgtttttcaacTGAATTGATTGCTTCTGTTTGCATTGCAAAGCATCATAAAAGCATCAGAAACTGCTCTGAAATTAAAGAGGCGAAAAGTATGTACGTAACGACACTAAGCAAAGAACGTAACTACGTCGCTGAATAAGAAACTGAAAGTGACGTGAACGTTACCACCGTCAGGTTAGTTCGGTCTGGTGAACGGAAGCATGGCGGTAATTGCTAGCAGACGGTCACCTACAAGATTACTGACCTCAGTGAGAGCCGTCCTTTCAGGGGCATTTCGACAACACAGCAGTCTGACAAGTATGTTAACTGTTGTGAGGTTGCATGCAATAGCTTATTTCTGAGTTGTCTAACAAACATGTTATATCATATATGTTATCCTAGCCGggctactaagctagctagcagaCTCCTGCGGCTACTTACTGCAAAATAACTAATGCTAGTTTCCGCTGTTGTACTCGGTTGGTTTGTGGCGATAACGGTAACTAGATATTGCAATAAATATGCGGACGCGGTAAtctgttatatattttaaagtttcaCTTGAAATTAGCCGGTACCAAAAGTATTACGagcacaaagtcattttgttgaCACGTATTCTGCGTCTTGGCTGCAGCAGACCTCATAGAAAACATGGACAAGAAGGAGACGTGGGACAGGTTTTACCGGGAGAACAACGTGAAGAGGGATTTCAAGAACTTTGAATGGTTCTTCGGCTTTGACAGTGTCCAGGACTTCATCTTGCCGCTACTGCGGCCACAGCCCAGCTGCGCCACCATACGACGCGTTTTGGACCTAGGCTGCGGTACCTCGGCGCTGGGACCCGGCATCTACAAGCACTCCCAATGGCCGGTTCACGTCACGTGCGCCGACATCTCTCCAGTCGCCGTGCAGCTGTTGCAGGAACAGGCGAATAGCAAACCCATTCAACCCGGAAACCCATCCTCCAGACTGACGTTCCTAGAACTGGACTGCTGCCGGCTCCAGGCCAGGTTTGGAGAGCAGAGCTTGGACGTAATCGTCGACAAAGGCACGACTGACGCCCTGTTGCGATCAAGGGAAGGACAGCCGAAGGCGGGCTTGGTCCTGAAGCAGTGCCTTGGTGTGCTACGGCAGTCGGGGTGTCTGCTCCAGTTTTCCGACGAGGACCCTGACGCTAGGGTGCTGTGgttggagagggagagtgggctGGTAGCAAGGGTCGGAGTGCAGGAAGTTGGGACTTTAAGAGGAGTTTGTTACTACTGCTATATGATAACCCCCTGTGCACCTTGACACCTTAATGCCCACCTTGAGCTTGGGTGCCAGATTTGCCTGTGACATGCATTTATCCAAAATGATAAGATGTAGACCTACTGAAGGGGTGAACAAACACTGTTTAATAGTCAACTATAATGGAGCACACATACAAGTCACCTAATTTAAGCAATAAAGATCTTTTGTGTTTTAAGGTCCGTGAGTACGTATTTTTGTATTTAGAGAACTTACCGAGCAAATGCCCAGTATTTAGATCAAGGGGATCAGGGGATTCCTGTCATGAGGTGTTGCTTTCTTGGTATgttttgtgcatgaaaatcaaaacaggatttctttctttactgcagaaaatattttaatgctcATTGTTattacatttagcatttttaaaaatcatcctTAATGGGTACGACTCCATAAGCACAAAGAAGGAGGCTGTCAGTGGCATCTGTGAACTTCTATTAACGATCCTGGAGTCAGTTTATTGTGCTGACACTATCCTGTtaggccaatttttttttttttttttcatcagaaccgcccctccccgctcccctgGTGACAGTACAGCCAATTACATGCTGCCATGCAGGGCTGTTGGACATCGGAACAACCAGGATTCAATAATGCTGTTCATGAATTTGAATATTCATGATTCTCATGAAATCCAAAGGAAGTGTTTTGAGGAGGGGCAAAACTAAGGGGGGATAGCAAGGAAAGTTTTCCTGGGCAGTGGGCACTAGTGGGTCCAGGGGGCCCCTAGAggtggggtgtgtatgtgtgagtgcatgtgtggcggggaaggggggggggggggggggcaggggccggggcaggggcaggggcggtTGGGGTTCTTCTTTCTCATATGTTTttccacaaattatttttagatCCTTCCCTGGTTTCCAGAATAACAAATTGCTGATGCTGTTTGTTCAAACCTATCTCAGCGACTTCATGATAAAACTGTTGTGTGATGGACAGTTGAGGAAATCCATCCATGAATTTGAATGGATttcagcagtttaaaaaaaataaaataattatgaatcaCAGTTAAGATACTTGTAATTCAGTAATGGTTCCATAGATTGGTACAACACAAAactcaggatttttttttaacttggtgtttattttatatttttatttcagtgggaGTAGGCCTACAATCAGTTTGTGTGTTTAAGAATCGCAAATGATTAAGAAACATCACCTAACCAGTAGTTTCTGTTGCTCTTCTGATTCGCATTAGGAAATactgaactgtcaatcaaaaagCAGTTGTGCTTTTTCCTGAACTCTCGAATTTCAGAAAAAACCATTCGCTTGTGGAAGAGCAGTCCTAAAAGTCGAGAAGCGGCAGATATATTTTGTTGTTCTAGTTTACTATATCAAAATCAtattaaaaagaagaaaccgTCTGAAAGAATGGATACATTCCAATGACAGAACCAGTTAAAACTTAAGTTGAACCAGttaaaacataagaaaaaattaagttgaGCCTTGAAGATTTAATGCTTCATTGCCTACTCTTGCATTAGGTCTTTGTCAAGTATGGCATCAAAGACGTTGGTTGTTCCCTCCAGCGGAGCGTATTTGCAGAACGCGGGCGGGAAAAAGACTTGGGGGTCGTCAATGCCGAGCAGAATGTTGAAAAAGCTggaaattcaaataaaaccGCTTATTAGCCATGTACGAAATAGCAAGACATACAGACCAGCACCACAGGCTTGCTtaactttctctgtttttttttttaagctcagAAATAAGACGTAGCGAAAGCCAGTGGATGTATTCTAACCTGATGACTGACAGATACTTGTGTCTAGTGAGCTTTAATTCCTCATCTGATTTAGAGTGGCAGACCAaagcacacactctcaaactGACCTGAGCATTGTCCATCCTGTCTCCTCCTTGTGGTACATAGCGCTGACGGGAAGGCAACCGATACCAGTGAAGACGGCCATGTATGTGCCTGTGGGAGCAcggatacagacagacagacagccagacagacttgcggtcagacacagagacagaagcTCCGCGAAGGCTAGCGTTACTGAGGCACCCTGCCGTCCCTGTCCGTTCTCGCCGGCACCGCGCGCGTCTCCCTTACCGTTTTTCTCTGCGTCATGTCCAACCCAGGTGTTCACCAGCAGACCCTGTCCGAAAGCAGAAGCGGTGCCGACTACGACCTGTCCCATGAGTGTGGCGTCACGTGGCACCTCCATCGGCTGAAATTCCGAGCTCAGCGCCTTCTTCTTGCAGCTGAATCTCAGCCAGTCGATTTGGTACAAGACGCGCTTTTAAAAGGAAAGTTCTCGCTCTGGGATCAGTTGGTATCGCATCGACATTCTCCAGGTTGAACGCTGAACAGTTGTGTAGGTTTCACTGCACAGCGTACACTTTAAAATGtcttgtgatttgttttttccagGATTACCAATGAATGTGAACATCAAAATACACTAAGCTTGCCGTGCAGTTTAAacatacaagcaaaaaaaaatttttttttaaaacattagttAATTGACAGTCAAAGAGTGGCAATTCAGTGTACTTTCTTGCAAAGAAAACACAACCACGTGTGTCTCGCTGTCTGTGTCATCAGTGTTACCTCATTGAAGAGCACCAGCAGGTCAACGGTCGTTGTTCTATTTTCGTACGTCCGCATCTGAGAGAATCGCACCTTCTGCCCCAGTGCATCGTACCTGTATTTCCCGTAAGTCGCTAAATTCCCTTTGCCATCCATCTGCACGACAAAGAGgatgaggttgcaggtttgattcccaactAGGACAATGTCATTGTACCCGtcagcaaggcacttaacctgaatttgcttcagtatatatcctgctgcatgaatgaataatgtgtaaaaaataataataataataagaataaaaatgctGAAGTTGCTTtagccgctctggataagagcatttgctaaatgtcAGCAATGATGTTGTCACCATGGTTGGAATAAGTTctgaatttatttcagaattgCTGATTTGCTGAATTGCTGAGCCAGTTCAGGTCTTGAATTTGACTGACTTTGAATATtattcaaatttattaaaatttaatcaAATGTATTCTGATTTATTTCCTGTAATTTTCATAGTGATACACTGTTTCAAATTTTACcttacagtatataaatggCTACTGTTTTCTCGGTAAGGAATGTATACTGTTGATCCACATGCCTTGTGGAGATATTTACACAGTGTGCCCATGTGCTGGGcattgggaaaaaaatgcacccaAAACTTACCGAACTGAAGCTTCCAACCTGAAGAGGTGGGGAGGCTAAATTTTTGATGAGAAACAGTATTTGTTAGGTTTGAATGAGACATTTCtctgtatgtaaaaaatattctcattttaaatcacagccaaaagagtgccccccccccaaatacagCACATTGTTCTGTGCATGTCATGAACACCAATGAAAGTATCCAAGCTGACCTAGTTAAATCATTAGCAACTAATAAAGCAATGCAACTTGTAACTGCATTTACAGATGACCTATTATAGACGTATCATTTTGCTGACCCCGTCTGTTCTTCCGAtaagcacattttcatttcaatcagtTTCATGGAGAAATCCCGCTGAAGGCCGGTTATTGTTACGCTGTTAAAGGATCAGTGCGTTTCTCACCGCAAGGACGAGGTTTCTGAGCCCAGCTGCTCCCAGCTaggcagagacagaggaaaacCAGTGCGAGGGCCTGCATAGTGTCGGACAGCCGGAGACAGACCCACTCGTGAGAAGGCCAACGGTGCTCTGATGCTCCTCTCATTCAGACCCGCGCTTATATGTGCTCCAGAGCTGCAGGTTGAGCCAGATCCAGAAATCCAGTTCcaggttttcctttttcttttttctttttttctatacCAGTAGGTTTTTTCTCAGTTGTGCAAGAGCTCTTatttattgtactgtaaattGAGAGGTGCTAAAAGGAAGCATGCAGCGATGAACTTTACAAACTCTGGGTCAAGATCTGTGGATGATTGTGGGAGGGGttgaaaaaattaatgaaaaatattcatCCACACCATTTCCAGAGACATTTTCCACTTATCAGACCAGGTTGTATACCTGGTAAAGTGGGATCCCAGAAAACATATTCACTCGTGGAGTGGCTCTGAGATGTGGAAGGTATATAAGGTTGCATATCACAACTTTTAGGCCCATACAAGCATTTGTTGCAAACGCTAGGAGAagctgtatgtacagtacttaa is a window from the Anguilla anguilla isolate fAngAng1 chromosome 3, fAngAng1.pri, whole genome shotgun sequence genome containing:
- the LOC118224276 gene encoding ubiquitin thioesterase OTUB1-like isoform X1 yields the protein MAEEQQETTQGEMEAGVNCLAYDEAIMAQQDRIQQEIATSNPLVSDRQDLSVLKEEYAQEDTVYQLKIKDLHKKYSYIRKTRPDGNCFYRAFGFSHLESLLDDSKELQRFKAVAAKSKLDLVNQGFTEFTIEDFHNTFMDLIELCEKQPSLGELLGSFNDQSVSDYVVVYLRLLTSGYLQREHGFFQHFIEGGRSVKEFCQQEVEPMSKESDHIHIIALAQALNVSILVEYMDRGEGGTVNHHVFPEGSEPRIFLLYRPGHYDILYK
- the LOC118224276 gene encoding ubiquitin thioesterase OTUB1-like isoform X2, yielding MAEEQQETTQGEMEGVNCLAYDEAIMAQQDRIQQEIATSNPLVSDRQDLSVLKEEYAQEDTVYQLKIKDLHKKYSYIRKTRPDGNCFYRAFGFSHLESLLDDSKELQRFKAVAAKSKLDLVNQGFTEFTIEDFHNTFMDLIELCEKQPSLGELLGSFNDQSVSDYVVVYLRLLTSGYLQREHGFFQHFIEGGRSVKEFCQQEVEPMSKESDHIHIIALAQALNVSILVEYMDRGEGGTVNHHVFPEGSEPRIFLLYRPGHYDILYK
- the cskmt gene encoding citrate synthase-lysine N-methyltransferase CSKMT, mitochondrial isoform X1; this translates as MAVIASRRSPTRLLTSVRAVLSGAFRQHSSLTTDLIENMDKKETWDRFYRENNVKRDFKNFEWFFGFDSVQDFILPLLRPQPSCATIRRVLDLGCGTSALGPGIYKHSQWPVHVTCADISPVAVQLLQEQANSKPIQPGNPSSRLTFLELDCCRLQARFGEQSLDVIVDKGTTDALLRSREGQPKAGLVLKQCLGVLRQSGCLLQFSDEDPDARVLWLERESGLVARVGVQEVGTLRGVCYYCYMITPCAP
- the cskmt gene encoding citrate synthase-lysine N-methyltransferase CSKMT, mitochondrial isoform X2; the protein is MAVIASRRSPTRLLTSVRAVLSGAFRQHSSLTNLIENMDKKETWDRFYRENNVKRDFKNFEWFFGFDSVQDFILPLLRPQPSCATIRRVLDLGCGTSALGPGIYKHSQWPVHVTCADISPVAVQLLQEQANSKPIQPGNPSSRLTFLELDCCRLQARFGEQSLDVIVDKGTTDALLRSREGQPKAGLVLKQCLGVLRQSGCLLQFSDEDPDARVLWLERESGLVARVGVQEVGTLRGVCYYCYMITPCAP
- the LOC118223972 gene encoding ependymin-like, with translation MRGASEHRWPSHEWVCLRLSDTMQALALVFLCLCLAGSSWAQKPRPCASPPLQVGSFSSMDGKGNLATYGKYRYDALGQKVRFSQMRTYENRTTTVDLLVLFNERVLYQIDWLRFSCKKKALSSEFQPMEVPRDATLMGQVVVGTASAFGQGLLVNTWVGHDAEKNGTYMAVFTGIGCLPVSAMYHKEETGWTMLSFFNILLGIDDPQVFFPPAFCKYAPLEGTTNVFDAILDKDLMQE